The proteins below are encoded in one region of Apium graveolens cultivar Ventura chromosome 4, ASM990537v1, whole genome shotgun sequence:
- the LOC141720300 gene encoding cell differentiation protein rcd1-like, which translates to MLNLPDSLYPDPIQGDNSVMSNGGAPANNNGPCDGASKAIDWPSASVEDLVVLLREPEHREKAISSLTQIKEVLSIYKSLTPEKLTMKDSSKVCDVLVLFECLATHPQTKMQFLNVQIHCYLYPFLETEETSKPFQYLRLMSLGVIGGLLKEVGDPSTKVAVHCLLESGLFPLCLKSIEYGNELSQSTASWIMSRIMMQEQGLQYCCEPANRLCAIMKVFNDVIEKMQDEPSTTVLKNIIQCYVILSDDPSRGCLLLRSFIPPILTTAPYIEALRARPITLKNLQDLFQKLSMGCGPNAEAVGDVAGSSHLDR; encoded by the exons CAACAATGGTCCCTGTGATGGTGCTAGCAAAGCTATTGATTGGCCTTCTGCTAGTGTAGAGGACTTGGTTGTGTTGCTTCGAGAACCTGAGCATCGCGAAAAGGCCATTTCATCTCTTACTCAGATTAAG GAAGTATTATCTATATACAAGTCATTAACACCTGAGAAACTTACTATGAAAGATTCAAGTAAAGTTTGTGATGTACTTGTTTTGTTTGAG TGCTTGGCCACTCACCCTCAAACGAAGATGCAGTTCCTTAATG TTCAGATACATTGTTACTTGTACCCTTTCTTGGAGACTGAAGAAACGAGCAAGCCATTCCAGTACCTAAGGCTAATGAGCTTGGGGGTCATTGGTGGTCTTCTGAAGGAG GTAGGCGACCCTTCGACAAAGGTTGCTGTTCACTGTTTGCTTGAATCAGGACTCTTCCCTTTGTGTCTAAAATCCATAGAATATGGAAACGAACTTTCACAATCA ACTGCATCTTGGATAATGTCAAGAATAATGATGCAAGAGCAGGGACTACAGTATTGCTGTGAGCCTGCAAACCGGTTGTGTGCAATCATGAAGGTTTTTAATGACGTAATTGAAAAGATGCAGGATGAACCGTCTACTACAGTTTTGAAGAATATTATTCAATGTTATGTCATACTGTCCGATGATCCAAG CAGGGGTTGTCTCCTCTTGAGAAGCTTCATTCCGCCAATACTGACGACTGCCCCATATATTGAAGCCCTTCGT GCACGCCCTATAACCTTAAAAAATTTACAAGATTTGTTTCAAAAGCTATCGATGGGATGCGGGCCAAATGCAGAAGCCGTTGGTGATGTTGCAGGTTCCTCACATCTTGATCGCTAG